caGAACTACAGAAAGTCctcaaatacaaaacaaataataatatgaaaattatatatttacataatataaaCGAGAgacataatataatataattgaaaaataataaaataaataaactaaatgaTTTACAAcgttaaaatgaaaataatctCATAGAACTATTTCAACATCATATTATGAAATTCAGATTTTGCAATAAAATTTGGGGCTgaatatcaaaatatcaaaCAATTTCGACCGAAATGGTTATAAAAACGAATAAAAGATACAACCgtttacacataatatataatcgtacttttgaaataaaatatataatgaagatAAATTTCTGAGGGAAGCGTATACCAACCACTAGTAATATATACATGATACTATAATTCATGTTTAAGACATAAAATACAAGAATATAATTTACCGTATGtaaatcaaaacatttctcTAATTTTTAGcattcataatattaaaattattttaacatgGAAAACTCATTAAAGGTATTtatattctgaaaatatttttaaaaatcgtaatcttgtaaaattattatacaaaatataaaaaattgtaaatatttatacttatatTTAGATAATcttaaaatacaaaactaagaCATTAGTAATAACCAATCAATTTTtgtagatatttaaatatttaaatttgttattCAATGTAAGAATAAGACTAATCCATTTTCTAATTACTCAgcctatttaaaatttatttgcaGTATAGTAATTTAATTTAGGTCGATTCATTAGGCTACTAAATAATTATCATGAGTTAGatgtttttaaacaaaacaaaaccaacaagcctaaatttaaaaaaaaaaatttaaatacatacaaattgtataaaattattatttatattaagttAAACTAACTTTAAATGCATTCAGGgtgaacaaaaaaatagtttatagttttcttaaaaattaatgaactgaaaatcaaaaataataaatagaaattaaCTAGTTATTAAATAAATGATTGAAGTTATTATTTCTGCTTATGCTTATGAAGCAGGAAACTATCTAGCATAGTTTGAAAACCCATACTAGTGGTGGAAGTTTGTTTCATTATTCAAGCAGAATTGCTATATATTATTCATTAGAAACAAAACTGATCTTGAACCATCCTTATTACATAATTCGCTTAGAGAGGGGTTTTGGATTGACGTACAATACCAAAAGGACCAGTAGCACTCTTTAGGTTGTTGAAGCTTTGAAAGCGTCGAGACAGCTCGCAGTAGCGAGAGATCTGTCCCAAAACTTGTCCCAATACTCAACAAACGGAAAGCTTTTGTAAACAGCAGGAGAGGCTTGTCCATTGATCAGCTCTTGTGCTGGACCAATCACTGCATCTGTAGATGGAAAATAGAATGTTGGAATTGATAACCGCTCCTTATCGGTGTTCACGACAGCTCTGTGAAGCACACTCTTGTATTTTTCATTGCTAATGACCTTGAAGGAAGAGTTCAAACAACACAATTTAGCACAGGAGAGTGAGGAAACAGAGGAATATAGATTGATCTAACCTGCACTTGGTCACCGATATTGACAGTGAAAGTGTTGGGGATAGGATAAACAGCTACCCACTTATCGTCCTTAAAGACTTGCAAACCAGAGACTTGGTCCTGAAGAAGGACAGTGATAGCCGTTGGATCTTTATGGCCAGGAAGTCCGTAAGTTAGCTCAGGCTCAGGACACGGAGGATAGTAGTTAAAGGCCATGTGCTGAGCGTGTGTGCCTAATCTATTGCTTATATGGTCCCTTTCAAGTCCTAAGCTCTCAGATATTGCCTCAAGAAGTCTCAAAACCAACGCTCTAACGCTTGTGGCGTATTCGGCTGTGATCTCTTTGAAAGAGACAGGATTTTCAGGCCACTCGTCAATAAAATCCTTGACAGGAAAGCAATGGAGTCGAAGGTAGTCTCTCCAGTTCAAGATTTTGTCAGCGCTGACATTGAAACTGGTAGAGACCCTCGTCGTCTTTGTTGAATCTGCCGAGTAATATTTCATCCTTTCGCTCTCCGGTTGATGGAAAAACTCTCTTGCTACGGCTAGCATTTTATCAACGGTTGACTCCGGTACTCCATGATTCTTTATCTTCAACATaccaaaaacaagaaaaaaatgaggCAGTGTAATCGTAGTGTAATACATAATATGTAAGATTTGAACTGaagtaacaaaacaaaataaacttttataacAGATTTCTGTCCTTCGGTTTTATTTTGGTTGTGTGTTAATATCTTCTGTAATGGTTGGAAAGTGTTGATATGCCTTGAATCTCGTTTGACCCGATAAGACGTCAAACGGTATATGATCACTTTTATATTAGTCATAATATTGTATTATTCATCCTCATCGGACATAAGCCTGTTACTCCGTCAGCTATAGGTTTTAGACGTgggatattctttttttttttgtcaatatacACTTCTATATATATCTTATGTTTTTGTAACTTCAATCTATAAACCGAAATTTCCTCCGATGAGAGGATTTTTTTGGTCGTGGGCATATCTAGTTGGAGAACCATGTCATAAGTATATGTGTCAGTTATGTCGTTTTACTTAGTCAAAACTGAGTCAGTTGGAAACAAAGATCTTTTCTTGGAATTAACCATCTAAATATTTACCTGGTACCATTCTTTGATTTATTGATTGCAGACTGTATAACATGGAAAAACCAAAGTGAATTGATCTTGTGAGAGTGTTGAAGGATCCAAAACTGGCCTCCAACATTAATCTACTTAAATCTTTTGTATAGAGACTTGGTATAAACTGAATCGGATTTCTCGTTCATGTCTGAAAAGACAATTCTGTGTGAGTATGGTTCTCCTATCTCATCCTTTCAATCTTAAAAAATCAGAGAAAAGTTTGAGATGGTTCCTGTGGAGTAAAGGGTAAGAAATTTTCTCCATACCCCATTATTTTACTTCGAATGGAAAATCACAGAGAGCTGGTAGCGAGTAGGTACCAAAAATTTCATGTAACCTCATTATTTACCTACACCTTTGTAATGTAAAGAAGAacgagaaagaaaaagagaaattgaATGAGAAAAATGAGAAAAGAGAGAGGAAAGGAACAAGAGTAAGATTGTTTGTGTGATCAGAAGCCTGAATGGATAAGAGTCCATGTGTCTTGTGATCAATACTCCCTGGATTAGACTGCACCTTAAGCTCTTAAAGGTCTTTGGTGGTGAGTTTGGATATCTAGTATGAGTTGTAGGCTGAAACGGTTTGGTACTAATTAGTGTGGCTTGCAACATGTAATGGTAAAAGTGATGGTCCTAAATGATATGTGAGTTTCTATGTTTACAGACCTATTTTATAGTGTGTCTTCTGTTTTGATTGAGGGCAAGTTAGAGATAAGTATGGGGGAGTTTCTATATCATAGTTTTTATAGTTCTTTGAACATGATATAAGTCTTATTTTAGAGTCATTATTATATGTTTCAAGTCATTTTAGAGTCTTTGTAGGTTCAAGTACATTTTGGACGATTTTGGagattcagaaaaaaaattggagcATGAAGATAATTGGAGCTGAAAAGCTGAAGTCAGAGCATATAGTTGTTGGTGGTGTCGATCAAAACCCATAAATGGTGTCGGTCACACCTATGTTATTCAGCAAATCAACAAGTGTTTTAATGAAGTTTCAAGAATCACAACTTTGACTTAAAAGTATGTAGTATTTGCAAAGGAGTCCTGTACGTGTTTCTACCCTATATCATCTATTATAAAATCATTGTTTAACTTAAGCTTATTTTATATCAGAGAGCTTTGGAGAGACAATTCAGATAAATCCtttagagaaaatattttaaacttttttatctctttttgatttattattattgcAATTTATTCAGAATATGATTTGTGTTTATGCTATCATGTCTTAGGAAACTACTTGTTAGATTTGTGAGATATCGAACAAAATCCCACATCAGATATTAGACAAAggaaagtctaatatataaagagatgtacAACTCTAATTAATATGAGGCCTTTTGGAGtagaaaccaaaagtaaattcatgcgggcttgccattaaggttcaaagtggacaatatcgtactaataaTCGGATAAacagagttggacatgggctttcacaatcccaataattggtatcagagcggtttgaCGAAGAGATGCAaaaagaccaaaataccctttAAGTAAGAATgggtagaagaagaaaaaaaaaagtctgttTGCAGAAACGTCAGAAGATCATGAAACATGTGATGTGATGTTAGGAAACACACAAGAGATGAGTTGTGGTTCTTAGTTTGAGGGGGAGAATGTGAGATATCAAACAAATTCCCACATCGGATAGACAAAggaaagtctaatatataaagagatgtccaactctaattaatatgaggccttttgggatggaaaccaaaagtaaatccatgcgggcttgccattaaggtccaaagtggacaatatcgtactaatcggataaacAGAGTTGGACATGGACTTTCACAATCCCAATACGATTCAAGGTTCTTCAAAAGTTGATGAATTGTAGATTGAATTGTTAGGGTTATATTATATTCTTCATCTTGATTGTTAATGTTAGATTTGGATTTGCAACCTGAATATAGATTTCAAGAATAATTGATAAATACAAGAGTGTTATTGATTACCTGAACTAATCTTTAATGAGATAAATACTTATCTGAATAGAGATTTAGTTTATAGATTTAACTAACTTATCAAACATTATCTTAATGCTTATCTTAACTGGTTAAATTTGCAAAGAGATTTGAAATTTTAGGATGTAGATGTAGATTATCTTTGCAACAAAAATTGATACATTGATTTGATTGATATGATCTGAGTTCTATAACCGTTTTTCATAAACCCTTTGCAATTTATCCATTGCAATTTTAATTTACTTGCGAATTTCCATGAGTCTAGCGTATTTTCTAGCGTATTTTTGAATCGATTAAGATAACTCATCCCAGGCAAATCCCTCACAAATTTGATAGGGACTTGCGGTAGCTTTCTCAGTAACCATTTACTTAAAAAGTTTCTAGTTGACATCTGCAACActcgcaaatttgcgaggagTGATACTCCTAACCAAAATTTTGAGGCAATATATTCCCTCACAAATTTGTGAGGCAGTTGTGAGCAATTTTGATTTGGGAGTAACGAGTAACGAGAAAATGGATTCTGCAAATCACACTAGTTATTGTAGTACACAGAACAATTAACCTTTAACGGAATTGTTAATTCCAGTATCAGAATTTTTAACCTCCGTTATCAAGAAAATGGTGCCATCTTGATAACATATGCAGTATATTTTAagatagatgaaaaatcaaaaaatctaaatagATTTGGAAAATTATGGTATGTCGATGTCGTTCTCTAACTCTGGCGACAAACTCCATCGATTTCTAAGAGAATAACATGTATTTTTCGTGTTGGATTGATATGAGAGAGCCACTTTTGGGAATGTGAACACTCTTTTTCTATAAAGATGGTTCAAATTGCAAGCTTTTCAATGAATTAATACAAGATAAAAAGGAGCTAGCAAGGGTTATCCAATCTTGGGCAGATTGATGCACGTTCTACAGTCGTAAAGTTGGTTTCAAGGATATGAATCATGCAATTTTTGTTGGTATGTGAATCACAACACCTAGCGTTGTTGGAGGTGAAAGATACCATCAAGGGAAAGAAAtaggaattttattttttgatcatCTGAAAACATTTAAGAAAGAAGATATTTTGTACTTAAAAGATGTTGTGAGAGCACTAACTCGTTAGATAACAAAGATGGTCAAAAAGTTATCTTCAAAAATCAGATAACCTATGTTGTCTCTAGGCCTCGGCAAATAAACCGGCCGAATCGAAATACTCAAAATCGGAACCAGACCAAACCCTCAAATACCTTAATGTTTcctatatttgtatatatgaaataattgaACCGAGAACCGAACAGATACCTaaccatataaaatattaattatatgtaatataactaaatatatgattgaaaaatatcaaaaaaatatcaaaaaaatatttgaaaataactaaaatattataaattaccAGAACTACCTGAAAGTATCCATAACTATCTggattttatccaaaatatccaaaataatttaaaatatctgaatttttaatcttaataatctcaatttttgatattttacctTAAATAACCGATATTTTATCCGAATTATAAAAACCAGAACCCAAAACCAAAACAGAACcaatttttggatattttccgGTTCCTAATTTTACTATCTGAACCAAACAGAATCTGAAGCTATCCGAACCGAACTGAAAATAGGTCAGATAATAAATGGATCCTATAACCCCTTATTCGAACTACCTGATACATGAAATATTTGAACCGATACCCAAAATACCCAGACCTAGTTGTCTCTCTCTACCAACAACGATATAACCTCATTTTCTAATTTGATCTGGGAATTTATTGTTTGCTTTAAAATATATCACATGTTATTTCAAAACGACACTGTTTTAATTAATCGAAAACGAAACCATTTATTAGGTATCAGGGTTGACAATTATGACATCATAGTTAATTACTATGTTTATGGAGTTAAATGTTCCATTTGTTAAAATGGAGGCAAAGAATATTCCCAGATGAAGAGTTTAATGTGACAAATATACCAGTTTGTTGGGTTAAATTGCTTAGTggaaaacattaataaaattattctattaaaaaaaagtacaaaataatatttgtctATTTGTAAGTGATTTTTtacagattttcatttttttaactaattttaataatttcatttattgatttttctaattaatttaacAGTAATTATTACAAAGTATAAAACCTAACTTACCTATTTTTAAGTGTTTTTCACATTTTTCAATTTTCCTAACTATTTCATTAACTATATTTACTATAATAATtggatattatttattttacgtgttaactataataattttaaaaaattacatgaaattgttttatctttaacaaaatttcaaaccggttaacaaataattttttatttttttatataatcagtTAAACATGGAAATCCAAATATCCATTCGtgtaagaattatttttttggatatcaTTTTTGgggattttaaaattaaactccattcaactatataaatttttagaCATGGTTCGAATCAGATGTTTCCTGATCCAGATATCTTCGtagaaatatgaaaatatcGAAATAAtctatgtatttaaaatatcattagataattcataaaaaacactaaaaattaaaatctgtgCGACCACGTAGATCAATTTctagttgaatttttttctttttttctagtTGAATTTAAGTAATGTAAAATAGAAGAATCATTAATTTTcgtttcctaatttaaatcgGTGACCAGGGTCTAGCCGAATCATCAGGTGGATGAGTAACTCAACCAGCgtctcttttaatttttatcaattactatttttctatatttaaaaaacataatataacttgcatttactttatttccttttataaaaaatattaaatctaaaataacacaatgctattggttggtgaacctaaaggttcaccctagggagtgaacccaaaaataactCTTAATTCACGCCCTAAAACCTTATGTAATCAACCCCACGCCTCTACACGTGGCTTAAGAAGTaaattttgacccaaaaaaaaaagaacagcgTAGCATAGGAGTGGGCGTTCGGATATTCGTTCAggtttcggttcggatctattcGAATTTCGGATTTttgggatcaaagatttcagtcccattcgggtatttttaaatttcggttcgCGTTCTGTCGGATCCTTACGGATTCGATTAGGATCCGAATAAccagtttaaattattttcaaaattttaaaattcactatatactttaaacttctcaaaatttataaacaaaataatatatttatataaatctcAATAGCTTGTGTCAAAGTACCAAAACTTAACATAttaattggtttgatttggatatttggatagaaaatcaatacatattttatgtatttttggtgttttgaatatactttaacttATTTAGACatgtacttttgactatttatatattttttcaagtattttggataatttaaaagtattatatatattttagatgtttttaatatacattcagtctaaaaatagttaaatatatatatatatatatatatatatatatatatatattaatctatttcggatacgttcgggtatccaaaatattttggttcggatcggattcagttttggttctttaaatatcaaaaatttgaacctattgggatatttaattaattttagtttgaatttggtactatatttttggattggattcggtttggttcttcgggttcggtttttttgcccCGCCGAAGCGTAGCATAGTGTTTCGCGATAAAGCAGAGCAACATATTAATTCGAGTAAATTTGAAGCTGAGACACTAGACCGGAGTTACCTGGAAGAAGCCATAAGTGGAACATGCATAAGCTATTTGACGGATAATCTCGACTCGATTGGGTCCATGGAGATCTCGAAGATCGATCAGAGGAATAGTATCGCTGGAAGTCTCGACCTGCGACAATTTTGGTCGGTCAGAGATGGGTCGGACGTACGTTGAAGGGATATGATTAACGGAGGATGCGAAATCGGACACCAATGGATTTGATGCTAAAGGAGCTGCCATAATTGGGTATGAAATGAAATGATCTTTGCTAAGTTCGAGAGCTAGATATGACTAACGGAGGATGCGAAATCGACAATAAGGGATTTGATGTTAGAGAAGCTGACATAATTGGTATGAAATGAAACGATCTTTGCTAAGTTCGAGAACTAGATATGGGAGCTAAGTCACAGAGATGATATACTATATAATAACGTGTAATGCGTGTTGATGTGTACGTATCATCTCACGATTATCAAGGTATGATGTCATAAATATGACGTCACCTTCCATATGATTGTAGCCGCTATACACGTACGTTCACAATACAAAACTAACACTTGTACAATTCATATGTCGTAATTCATACGTGGTGAGGGGTGTTCAGCTGTCGTATTTACTTTAATTTCTATGATAAAAAAGTTGCTATTTTGGCCATGGGCTCGACCTCTCTTGTATATTACTCTTTAAAAacaatcgatttttttttttgtaatgcaTGGTTGGGTTTCGATGTATTCTTCAGATAACATCGACCCTAAACC
This genomic stretch from Raphanus sativus cultivar WK10039 chromosome 3, ASM80110v3, whole genome shotgun sequence harbors:
- the LOC108847926 gene encoding protein DMR6-LIKE OXYGENASE 1, with the translated sequence MAAPLASNPLVSDFASSVNHIPSTYVRPISDRPKLSQVETSSDTIPLIDLRDLHGPNRVEIIRQIAYACSTYGFFQIKNHGVPESTVDKMLAVAREFFHQPESERMKYYSADSTKTTRVSTSFNVSADKILNWRDYLRLHCFPVKDFIDEWPENPVSFKEITAEYATSVRALVLRLLEAISESLGLERDHISNRLGTHAQHMAFNYYPPCPEPELTYGLPGHKDPTAITVLLQDQVSGLQVFKDDKWVAVYPIPNTFTVNIGDQVQVISNEKYKSVLHRAVVNTDKERLSIPTFYFPSTDAVIGPAQELINGQASPAVYKSFPFVEYWDKFWDRSLATASCLDAFKASTT